A genomic segment from Lutibacter sp. A80 encodes:
- a CDS encoding sulfatase — MIKNRLVVLAFLMSVFFLHSCKKNEKINKSTRPNIVFIMSDDHAYQAISAYGEGLNNTPNIDRIATEGAIFNKGFVTNSICAPSRAVMLTGKHSFVNGKVDNISPFNWDQDNFAKSLQKAGYQTAMIGKIHLDGLPQGFDYSNVLPGQGKYYAPEFIENGVKKTYQGYVTSVTTDIALDWLENKRDKEKPFLMLYHQKAPHRTWMPEEKYLTLMDDKTFDPPTNFFDDYEGRPAAAAHEMGIYKDMDLVYDLKMLDKEGEIKTKYREAFQRNYDRMDENQKAAWDAYYDPIIADFKASNLEGKELALWKYNRYMHDYLRTIQSVDDGVGEVLDYLKANGLEENTIVVYTSDQGFYLGEHGWFDKRFMYEESFRTPILVKYPKEIKPGTVINDLVQNLDFAPTFLDYAGVEIPEGVQGESFRKLVNGEVSEWRDAIYYTYYEFPGEHHVKRHYGVRTDRYKLIHFYYDIDQWELYDLEKDPSEMKNVYNDPSYASVKQDMHKQLEKMRTQYGDSDELNQKNLDHYLKAKNIKH; from the coding sequence ATGATTAAAAATAGATTAGTTGTATTGGCTTTTTTAATGAGTGTTTTCTTTTTGCATAGTTGTAAAAAAAATGAAAAGATAAATAAATCAACTAGACCAAACATTGTGTTTATAATGAGTGACGACCATGCATATCAGGCTATTAGTGCTTATGGTGAAGGCTTAAATAACACACCTAATATAGATAGAATAGCAACAGAAGGGGCTATTTTTAATAAAGGCTTTGTTACAAATTCTATTTGCGCACCTAGTAGAGCTGTAATGCTTACTGGAAAGCACAGTTTTGTAAACGGTAAGGTAGATAATATTAGTCCTTTTAATTGGGATCAAGATAATTTTGCTAAATCATTGCAAAAGGCAGGTTACCAAACAGCTATGATAGGTAAAATACATTTAGATGGTTTACCTCAAGGTTTCGATTATTCTAATGTGCTTCCTGGACAAGGTAAATACTATGCTCCAGAATTTATCGAAAATGGCGTAAAAAAAACATATCAAGGTTATGTAACAAGCGTAACAACAGATATTGCTTTAGATTGGTTAGAAAATAAGAGAGATAAAGAAAAACCTTTTTTAATGTTATACCATCAAAAAGCACCTCATAGAACATGGATGCCAGAAGAAAAGTATTTAACGTTAATGGATGATAAAACTTTTGATCCACCAACCAATTTTTTTGATGATTACGAAGGAAGACCAGCGGCAGCAGCACATGAAATGGGTATATATAAAGATATGGATTTAGTATATGACCTAAAAATGTTAGATAAAGAAGGCGAAATTAAAACAAAGTATAGAGAAGCTTTTCAGAGAAATTATGATAGAATGGACGAAAATCAAAAAGCAGCTTGGGATGCTTATTATGATCCAATTATTGCCGATTTTAAAGCAAGTAACTTAGAAGGAAAAGAATTAGCTTTATGGAAGTACAATAGATATATGCACGATTATCTAAGAACCATACAGTCTGTTGATGATGGCGTTGGTGAAGTTTTAGATTATTTAAAAGCTAATGGATTAGAAGAAAATACAATTGTGGTATACACTTCAGATCAAGGGTTTTATTTAGGCGAACACGGTTGGTTTGATAAACGTTTTATGTACGAAGAATCTTTTAGAACTCCAATTTTGGTGAAATACCCTAAAGAAATTAAGCCAGGTACAGTTATTAACGATTTGGTACAAAACCTAGATTTTGCACCAACATTTTTAGATTATGCAGGTGTAGAAATTCCTGAAGGTGTGCAAGGTGAATCATTTAGAAAATTAGTAAACGGAGAAGTGAGCGAGTGGAGAGACGCTATTTATTATACTTATTATGAGTTCCCTGGAGAACATCATGTTAAACGTCATTATGGAGTAAGAACTGACCGTTATAAATTAATTCATTTTTATTATGATATTGATCAATGGGAATTATACGATTTAGAAAAAGATCCATCAGAAATGAAAAATGTATATAATGACCCATCGTATGCAAGCGTAAAACAAGACATGCATAAACAATTAGAAAAAATGAGAACTCAATATGGTGATAGCGATGAGCTAAATCAAAAGAATTTAGACCATTATTTAAAAGCAAAAAATATAAAACACTAA
- a CDS encoding family 20 glycosylhydrolase, whose product MINNKRSIKKRILESLLFSLILFVSCTKNELKVGETSVIPLPVELTTSSEGYFVISEKTTVSVTNKEQLNIVTNFFKKFEKVAGFTPEIGIEKAKANIVFSVDATLEDEAYELVVEENTIAVKSGSGAGFFYAMQSLGQLLPVSFYSEKVQPNTDWGIPIVTIKDKPAFKWRGYMLDVSRHFFDKEQIKDVIDFMAEVKLNRFHWHLSDDNGWRIEIKQYPKLTEVGAWRVDYNAKDENTSNWWGRPRQKEGEKATYGGFYTQEDIKEIVAYAKEKYIEIIPEIDMPGHSLAAVASYPEISCSEGPFYVGTGGVVRNNTYCPGKESTFEFIENVLGEVMDLFPFEYMHIGGDECNKEAWAVDLDCQKRMKEENLSDLHELQSYFIKRVEKIVNAHNKNMIGWDEILEGGLAPNATVMSWRGEKGGIAAARHGNDVIMTPSKYCYLDLKQGDDDLEPNLGYAYSFLKDTYNYKIISDSLTTEQGKHVLGIQGNLWTESITNWSQLTYMTFPRLYAVAENGWTAQEAKDWNGFTERLLTQMKRLEEKGERFATSAYNVRINHQGHKAGFIDISLKTEVDGLDIYYTLDGSEPSLNSIKYEKPFVIKNTTTIKATSFKKDEQIGNISEKKFPIHKAVGAEVVFHSPLIKEKKATYGLVDLNYAKLNRGDRKWNEFLSDLDVDLVFKEPKEISSVEITSLRFTNSSVYVPEYIEVYGSVDGVSFTKLAEVKQLEKSHIQGRNKVKTIINFDKTVLKSIKIKAKSVNPIPTGHRREGGSSRILIDELVVF is encoded by the coding sequence ATGATTAATAATAAAAGAAGTATAAAAAAAAGAATTTTAGAGAGCTTATTGTTTTCGTTAATACTATTTGTTTCGTGTACAAAAAATGAACTTAAAGTAGGAGAAACGTCAGTAATACCTTTACCAGTAGAGTTAACTACTAGTAGTGAAGGTTATTTTGTAATATCAGAAAAAACCACAGTTTCTGTAACTAATAAAGAACAATTAAATATAGTTACTAATTTTTTTAAGAAATTTGAGAAGGTGGCTGGATTTACCCCAGAAATTGGTATAGAAAAAGCTAAAGCAAATATTGTTTTTAGTGTAGATGCAACTTTAGAGGATGAAGCATACGAACTTGTTGTTGAGGAAAATACTATTGCTGTAAAATCGGGTTCTGGAGCTGGTTTTTTCTATGCTATGCAAAGTCTAGGTCAGTTATTACCTGTATCTTTTTATTCAGAAAAAGTACAACCAAATACAGATTGGGGAATTCCTATTGTTACAATTAAAGATAAACCTGCTTTTAAGTGGAGAGGTTATATGTTAGATGTTTCTAGGCATTTTTTTGATAAAGAGCAGATTAAAGATGTAATAGATTTTATGGCAGAAGTAAAATTAAATCGTTTTCATTGGCATTTGTCAGATGATAATGGGTGGCGTATAGAAATTAAACAATACCCAAAATTAACAGAAGTTGGAGCATGGCGTGTAGATTATAATGCTAAAGATGAAAATACTTCAAATTGGTGGGGAAGACCAAGGCAAAAAGAAGGAGAAAAGGCAACCTATGGAGGCTTTTATACGCAAGAGGATATTAAAGAAATTGTAGCTTATGCTAAAGAAAAATATATAGAAATTATTCCAGAAATAGATATGCCAGGACATTCATTGGCAGCTGTTGCTTCATATCCAGAAATTTCATGTTCTGAGGGACCTTTTTATGTGGGAACAGGTGGAGTAGTTAGAAATAACACATACTGCCCGGGTAAAGAAAGTACTTTTGAATTTATTGAAAATGTATTAGGAGAGGTAATGGATTTGTTTCCTTTTGAGTATATGCATATTGGAGGTGACGAATGTAATAAAGAGGCTTGGGCGGTTGATCTAGATTGTCAGAAACGCATGAAAGAAGAAAACCTTAGTGATTTACACGAATTACAAAGTTATTTTATTAAAAGGGTTGAGAAAATAGTGAATGCCCATAATAAAAATATGATTGGCTGGGATGAAATATTAGAAGGTGGCTTGGCGCCAAATGCAACCGTAATGTCTTGGCGTGGTGAAAAAGGGGGGATTGCAGCTGCAAGACATGGAAATGATGTTATTATGACGCCTTCCAAATATTGTTATTTAGATTTAAAACAAGGAGACGATGATTTAGAGCCGAATTTAGGATATGCTTACTCTTTTTTGAAAGATACTTATAACTACAAAATAATTTCAGATAGTTTAACAACTGAACAAGGAAAACACGTTTTAGGAATACAAGGTAATTTGTGGACTGAGTCTATTACCAATTGGAGTCAGTTAACTTATATGACTTTTCCGCGTTTGTATGCAGTTGCAGAAAATGGTTGGACAGCTCAAGAAGCTAAAGATTGGAATGGTTTTACAGAGAGGTTATTAACTCAAATGAAACGATTAGAAGAAAAAGGTGAGCGTTTTGCAACCAGTGCATATAATGTTAGAATAAACCATCAAGGACATAAAGCGGGCTTTATTGATATTTCGCTTAAAACCGAAGTAGATGGACTTGATATTTATTACACATTAGATGGTAGTGAGCCTTCTTTGAATTCAATAAAATACGAAAAGCCATTTGTAATAAAAAACACAACAACCATTAAAGCAACCTCGTTTAAAAAAGATGAACAAATAGGTAATATTTCAGAAAAAAAATTCCCTATTCATAAAGCAGTAGGTGCAGAGGTGGTTTTTCATTCTCCATTAATTAAAGAGAAAAAAGCAACGTATGGTTTGGTCGATTTAAACTATGCTAAATTAAATAGAGGAGATAGAAAGTGGAATGAATTTTTGAGCGATTTAGATGTAGATTTAGTGTTTAAAGAACCTAAAGAAATTTCATCTGTAGAAATAACAAGCCTTAGATTTACCAATTCAAGTGTTTATGTTCCAGAATATATAGAAGTTTATGGATCGGTAGATGGAGTTTCGTTTACCAAATTAGCAGAAGTTAAACAACTAGAAAAAAGTCATATTCAAGGTAGAAATAAAGTTAAAACAATAATTAATTTTGATAAAACAGTATTAAAATCAATAAAAATAAAAGCAAAAAGCGTGAATCCAATACCTACTGGACATCGTAGAGAAGGAGGATCTTCAAGAATTTTAATTGATGAACTAGTTGTTTTTTAA
- a CDS encoding beta-N-acetylhexosaminidase translates to MKHLLLITLCLIINSCSNKYETVVNSEEDYLIIPKPTSLEISTGKFLIDSNTKIIGEETLENEGNYLSNLLSEIIGETIPFTNDTKIKGNILLKLDASITNKEGYKLTINYNQITIAGKTTKGVFYGIQTLNQLIPSVKDSNNEVLIPAATIIDSPRYAYRGMHLDVARHFFPVQFVKKYIDILAMHKMNTFHWHLTEDQGWRIEIKKYPKLTEVGSIRKETIVGHGNTWKNSDVKYDGTPYGGFYTQEDVKEIVAYATERHVTVIPEIELPGHALAAIAAYPELGNTGEQYEVGTRWGVFPEIYAPSEETFKFLENVLSEVIELFPSKLIHIGGDEAPKTQWENSKLAQEVIKREGLKNEHELQSYFIKRIEKFLNSKGRNIIGWDEILEGGLAPNATVMSWRGEKGGIEAAKIHHNVIMTPTKYCYFDFYQTKNRENEPLAIGGNTTVEDVYSYEPTPKELTEEESKYVLGAQGNVWTEYMKTPEHVEYMILPRLTALSEVVWSTKDSRNWDDFQQRLKNIVIKYDEMDLNYATHSLSVEEVK, encoded by the coding sequence ATGAAACATTTACTTTTAATAACACTGTGCCTAATAATTAATTCCTGTTCAAATAAATATGAAACTGTAGTTAATTCTGAAGAAGATTATTTAATAATACCTAAACCTACATCATTAGAAATTTCTACAGGAAAATTTTTGATAGATTCAAATACAAAAATTATTGGAGAGGAGACATTAGAAAATGAAGGGAATTACCTTTCAAATTTGTTAAGCGAAATAATAGGAGAAACTATACCATTTACAAATGATACAAAAATAAAAGGAAATATTTTATTAAAATTAGATGCTAGTATAACTAATAAAGAAGGTTATAAATTAACAATTAATTACAATCAAATAACAATAGCGGGTAAAACAACAAAAGGTGTGTTTTATGGAATACAAACATTAAATCAACTAATTCCGTCAGTTAAAGATTCTAATAATGAAGTTTTAATTCCTGCTGCAACTATTATAGATAGTCCAAGATATGCGTATAGAGGAATGCATCTAGATGTTGCACGTCATTTTTTTCCTGTTCAGTTTGTGAAAAAATATATAGACATACTAGCAATGCATAAAATGAATACGTTTCATTGGCATTTAACCGAAGACCAAGGTTGGCGAATTGAAATAAAAAAATATCCAAAGTTAACAGAGGTTGGGAGTATTAGAAAAGAAACAATTGTTGGACATGGTAATACTTGGAAAAATTCAGATGTAAAATATGATGGAACACCTTATGGAGGTTTTTATACACAAGAAGATGTAAAAGAAATTGTTGCATATGCCACAGAAAGGCATGTAACTGTTATTCCTGAAATTGAGCTTCCAGGGCATGCATTGGCTGCAATTGCTGCTTACCCAGAACTGGGAAATACAGGAGAACAATACGAAGTTGGTACTAGGTGGGGTGTTTTTCCAGAAATTTATGCACCAAGTGAAGAAACTTTTAAATTTTTAGAAAATGTTTTATCAGAAGTCATTGAATTATTTCCTAGTAAACTAATTCATATTGGTGGAGATGAAGCGCCAAAAACACAATGGGAAAATAGTAAATTAGCTCAAGAGGTAATTAAAAGAGAGGGTTTGAAAAATGAGCATGAGTTACAAAGCTATTTTATAAAACGAATTGAAAAATTTTTAAACTCAAAAGGTCGAAATATTATTGGATGGGACGAGATTTTAGAAGGTGGTTTAGCACCAAATGCAACAGTAATGTCCTGGAGAGGTGAAAAAGGAGGTATAGAAGCAGCAAAAATACATCATAATGTAATAATGACGCCAACTAAATACTGTTATTTCGATTTTTATCAAACTAAAAATAGAGAAAATGAACCGCTTGCTATTGGAGGAAATACAACTGTGGAAGATGTATATAGTTATGAACCTACTCCTAAAGAGTTAACCGAAGAAGAAAGTAAGTATGTTTTGGGGGCTCAAGGAAATGTTTGGACAGAGTATATGAAAACTCCAGAACATGTTGAGTATATGATTTTACCAAGATTAACCGCTTTATCTGAAGTTGTTTGGTCTACTAAAGATTCTAGAAATTGGGATGATTTTCAACAACGCTTAAAAAATATAGTTATTAAATACGATGAAATGGACTTAAATTATGCAACACATAGTTTAAGTGTAGAAGAAGTTAAATAA
- a CDS encoding arylsulfatase, with protein MNKRILIAIITSLYFTLPSISQNKNRILNKRKIQPNVIIVITDDQGYGDIAAHGNKLIKTPAMDKLHDESIRLTDFHVGPTCAPSRSGLLTGRYANRVGVWHTIGGVSILREKEVTIAQVFKDNGYETGMFGKWHLGDTYPSRPQDKGFKYTVNHGGGGVGQTPDYWGNDYFDDTYFKNGVPTKYNGYCTDVWFDEAISYIETTKDKPFFCYISTNAPHSPFNVPEPYYNLYKDLDIPEFQKIFYGMITNIDDNLTKLQKKLKALNILNNTIIIFMTDNGTASGYRSVDGKLYGFNAGMKGTKNSEYEGGHRVPFFIRYPNGKIEGGLDIDALTANIDILPTLASLCQLDLPNLKLDGTDISSLFFNKNATLNRDYVITDSQRLQEPIKWKKSAVMSNKMRLINGKELYDISTDPAQTKDLANEQPEVVNKMRGYYNEWWNSVSEEFNQYPVIIVGSDKQNPTTITCHDEHISDSKIPWNQNFIRSGKHNPYGGTFTVAFEQSGTYKIEISRWPFESDLTINASVEGREKTISTGAISEGVVKNFIKGTLKIGAWKETKEVLPNDKFVTFKGNFTKGKTNLSAWFTNKEAIDWGAFYIRITRESKKTVLIN; from the coding sequence ATGAATAAAAGAATTTTAATAGCAATAATTACCTCTTTATACTTTACACTGCCATCTATTTCTCAGAATAAAAACAGGATTCTTAACAAAAGAAAAATACAGCCTAATGTTATAATTGTAATTACAGACGATCAAGGTTATGGTGATATTGCCGCTCATGGCAACAAGCTTATTAAGACACCTGCTATGGATAAATTACATGATGAATCTATACGATTAACCGATTTTCATGTAGGTCCAACGTGTGCACCATCTCGATCAGGACTTTTAACTGGTAGATACGCAAACCGCGTAGGTGTATGGCATACTATTGGAGGCGTTTCTATACTTCGAGAAAAAGAAGTTACCATAGCTCAGGTTTTTAAAGATAATGGATATGAAACTGGAATGTTTGGTAAATGGCACTTGGGCGACACCTACCCTTCTCGACCACAAGATAAAGGTTTTAAATATACTGTAAACCATGGTGGTGGTGGTGTGGGACAAACTCCTGATTATTGGGGAAATGATTATTTTGACGACACATATTTTAAAAATGGAGTTCCTACTAAATACAATGGTTATTGTACAGATGTTTGGTTTGATGAAGCTATAAGTTATATTGAAACAACTAAAGACAAACCATTCTTTTGCTACATTTCAACCAATGCTCCTCACAGCCCATTTAATGTTCCAGAACCATATTACAACTTATATAAAGATTTAGATATTCCAGAATTTCAAAAGATTTTTTACGGAATGATTACCAATATAGATGATAATTTAACCAAGTTACAAAAGAAATTAAAAGCATTAAATATTCTAAACAATACCATCATTATATTTATGACAGATAATGGTACTGCTTCTGGATATAGATCTGTTGATGGTAAACTGTATGGTTTTAATGCTGGAATGAAAGGAACAAAGAATAGCGAATACGAGGGCGGACACAGAGTCCCTTTTTTTATTCGCTATCCAAATGGAAAAATTGAAGGAGGATTAGATATTGACGCACTTACTGCCAATATAGATATTTTACCTACGCTAGCTTCTTTATGTCAATTAGATTTACCAAATTTAAAACTTGATGGAACGGATATATCTTCTTTATTTTTTAATAAAAACGCAACACTTAACAGAGATTATGTAATAACAGACTCTCAACGCCTTCAAGAACCTATAAAATGGAAAAAAAGTGCTGTAATGTCTAACAAAATGCGCTTGATTAACGGTAAAGAACTATATGATATCTCCACAGATCCAGCACAAACCAAAGATCTTGCAAATGAACAACCTGAGGTTGTAAATAAAATGAGAGGTTACTATAATGAATGGTGGAACTCCGTATCTGAAGAATTTAATCAATACCCTGTTATTATTGTAGGCTCGGATAAACAAAACCCCACTACAATAACCTGTCACGACGAACATATTAGTGATTCAAAAATACCTTGGAACCAAAACTTTATTAGGTCTGGAAAACACAACCCATATGGAGGAACGTTTACTGTAGCTTTTGAACAAAGCGGTACGTATAAAATAGAAATTAGTAGATGGCCTTTTGAATCTGATTTAACTATTAATGCTTCTGTAGAAGGTAGGGAAAAAACTATTTCAACTGGAGCTATAAGTGAAGGTGTAGTTAAAAACTTTATAAAAGGTACGCTTAAAATTGGAGCATGGAAAGAAACTAAAGAAGTATTACCAAATGACAAATTCGTTACTTTCAAAGGTAATTTCACTAAAGGAAAAACAAATCTTAGCGCTTGGTTTACAAATAAAGAAGCTATAGACTGGGGTGCATTCTATATAAGAATTACTAGAGAATCTAAAAAAACAGTTCTAATTAATTAA